Proteins encoded within one genomic window of Trichoderma asperellum chromosome 2, complete sequence:
- a CDS encoding uncharacterized protein (BUSCO:EOG092D2C76), translating to MDKTPAPIFRKQRPLIPSSSIAPSSSPAFGTPVYPPKPFNINAPKAAILPIILPPATLRPLAFRTFTKKHSLTLTSSALQELASFIGRHCGSGWREEGLAERVLEEVARSWKNRNGGVMVEGSSKELHDILKTLEGNMSGGKIMGPGRDLPRGDSMLDISDSDTLNTRLGIRPTSLPRQDSNASFGMSGLGVQEEADDDEEANDARAWLKVIDAYDQPRLLYNVDKKHFERDTAKPSLLPPASHKTTVFRNRYHVIHQRLLRNESFQVSSVTSSRRRTLQRSLSSQQSLKITPIANLLGRHGSNHMLLGQLNILPTGDLAVSDLTGTIALDLTQAVAIPEDSAWFCPGMMVLVDGVYEEEEESVGKGLSGSSGVGGTLGGRFQGFFIGQPPCEKRKSTLGISGPDGNDHDQTIGGGFGWIDFLGIGSERAVGSKMRRLERRLLPPPLDRDMPSRNRLVIIGEINLDQPRALQALRKILSLYAAEPEGTSPLTFVLAGNFTQHAVMARGGTGGSIEYKEYFDALASTFSDFPTLLQSSTFVFIPGDNDGWVSSFTGGASVPLPRKPVPEMFTSRIRRAFATANAEAGNTGVQGSAIWTSNPSRMSLFGTNHELVLFRDDISARLRRTSVTLKRTAAAETQGVQEDAFPGTQQDDPTTVAAEDAMEVDSAAEGKPAATTSSSLPLDVKTAQKLVKTILDQGYLSPFRQSTRPVHWDYASALHLYPLPTAMALIDTTAPPFCITYEGCHVMNPGSILVSGRKGVGRWVEYEIGRQGRVRECTL from the exons ATGGACAAGACACCAGCTCCCATCTTCCGCAAGCAGCGACCTCTAATCCCATCCTCATCCAttgcgccatcgtcatccccGGCATTCGGAACACCAGTCTACCCTCCAAAGCCATTCAACATCAACGCTCCCAAAGCCGCGATCCTCCCTATTATCCTACCGCCTGCGACTCTCCGACCACTCGCATTCCGCACATTTACAAAGAAACACTCTCTCACGCTCACGTCGTCTGCGTTGCAAGAGCTTGCCTCGTTCATCGGACGGCATTGTGGCTCAGGATGGCGCGAGGAAGGTCTAGCAGAGAGAGTGTTGGAAGAGGTGGCTAGGAGTTGGAAGAATCGCAATGGTGGCGTCATGGTAGAGGGGTCCAGTAAAGAGCTACATGATATCCTCAAGACCCTAGAAGGAAATATGAGTGGCGGCAAGATCATGGGTCCCGGCAGAGATCTTCCCAGAGGAGATAGCATGCTGGATATCAGTGACAGTGATACGTTGAACACCAGACTTGGTATAAGACCGACCTCGCTCCCACGGCAAGATAGTAATGCTAGCTTTGGCATGTCAGGATTAGGGGTGCAGGAGGAggcagacgacgacgaggaagccAATGACGCTCGAGCATGGCTGAAGGTCATTGATGCCTACGACCAGCCACGACTGCTTTACAATGTTGATAAGAAACACTTTGAAAG AGATACGGCCAAGCCCTCGTTATTACCCCCCGCCTCTCACAAGACCACTGTCTTCCGGAACCGCTATCACGTCATTCACCAACGTCTCCTCCGCAACGAATCATTTCAAGTCTCGTCCGTCACCTCATCTCGCAGACGTACTCTTCAGCGCTCGCTTTCCAGTCAACAGTCTCTCAAAATCACACCAATCGCCAATCTGCTTGGTCGACATGGGAGCAATCACATGCTCCTTGGGCAGCTTAACATTCTGCCGACAGGGGACTTGGCCGTAAGTGACTTGACGGGCACCATTGCTCTTGACCTCACGCAGGCTGTTGCCATTCCGGAGGATTCGGCATGGTTTTGCCCTGGGATGATGGTTCTGGTGGATGGTGTgtacgaggaagaagaggagtcTGTCGGTAAAGGGTTGAGCGGCAGTAGTGGTGTTGGAGGCACTCTTGGCGGCCGCTTTCAAGGTTTCTTTATTGGACAACCCCCATGCGAGAAGCGTAAGTCGACTCTCGGCATTAGCGGTCCCGATGGCAACGACCATGATCAAACAATTGGAGGAGGCTTCGGCTGGATTGATTTCCTCGGCATTGGCAGCGAACGAGCTGTTGGTTCTAAAATGCGGAGGCTAGAGAGAAGGTTGCTCCCACCCCCCTTAGACCGGGATATGCCTTCCCGAAATCGATTGGTGATAATTGGCGAAATCAATCTCGATCAGCCCCGAGCCCTCCAAGCCCTCCGCAAGATCCTCTCCTTATACGCCGCCGAACCCGAAGGTACCTCGCCTCTGACATTTGTTCTGGCCGGCAACTTCACACAACACGCCGTCATGGCCAGGGGCGGCACCGGTGGCAGCATTGAATACAAAGAATACTTCGACGCCCTAGCCTCAACCTTCTCCGACTTCCCAACTCTCCTCCAGTCGTCCACCTTTGTCTTTATCCCCGGCGACAACGACGGCTGGGTCTCCTCTTTCACAGGTGGTGCTTCCGTCCCATTACCCCGTAAGCCTGTCCCCGAGATGTTCACATCACGCATCCGCCGAGCTTTTGCTACAGCAAACGCGGAAGCTGGCAATACGGGTGTTCAGGGATCTGCTATATGGACGAGCAACCCAAGCCGAATGTCCCTTTTCGGAACGAACCATGAACTAGTATTATTCAGAGACGATATCTCCGCCCGATTAAGGCGCACCTCTGTCACTCTCAAACGTACGGCCGCCGCCGAAACACAGGGCGTCCAAGAAGACGCTTTCCCTGGAACCCAACAAGATGATCCAACCACAGTTGCAGCGGAAGACGCAATGGAAGTCGATTCCGCAGCCGAAGGAAAGCCCGCCGCCACGACCTCATCTTCCCTACCTCTCGATGTCAAGACGGCCCAAAAACTTGTCAAAACCATCCTCGATCAAGGGTACCTATCCCCATTCCGCCAGTCAACACGGCCCGTACACTGGGATTACGCATCCGCGCTACATTTATACCCTCTCCCTACTGCAATGGCGCTCATCGATACAACAGCCCCGCCCTTCTGCATCACATACGAAGGCTGTCATGTTATGAATCCGGGAAGTATCCTTGTATCTGGGCGAAAAGGCGTGGGAAGGTGGGTCGAGTATGAGATTGGGCGGCAGGGAAGGGTGAGGGAGTGTACTCTGTAG
- a CDS encoding uncharacterized protein (TransMembrane:12 (i152-175o187-206i213-230o250-268i280-299o448-468i657-678o690-707i714-730o736-754i761-780o800-823i)~EggNog:ENOG41), translated as MSSSNSSSSSSTTPPWPPSRPSKRNKMRNGTFVIPATGQRSRRQVTLRTPRNRSHCDGSRRRSSMLSAGTAGQHIQAVSQAAWTKSLAAWRWLQTDQGHQVLKCTLAYLLGTTATFWPPLSNFMGRRDGKHIAATLTVYFHPARTAGSMLEAVMIAIVAVVYAELVCLLSMGIAIASRDVWGSTAPAHVIVLVICIGGGLGLVGWTKQRLNQPLVNTASTLASMAIISIITKEESVQNGYFSADKIVQMLKLLSLGIFFTVAVNLLAWRVSARKVLRKSILTAAVALGDRLSFITSGFLNCSEDEVSSPEYTEASAQYNSSYAQIMTTLREAKIEHYLLGQEKTYALDKRLIKSLETLSQAIGGLRSALQTQLTLLKEGPNSGLPPPSGLFSPEPASGMSRSVSYFSDEARDRLSVIEEDELERRSIPFSQSDPTLDQSPIFRVPSDIFALFLALLGPSMKSLAFTLLETLRQNPFSQDPECQATTIEQLRASLQDALDLYNNARGKALRELYRSIQLGRTRSEEIQADIEEVAAACGHFSVCLQAVAVEMDAYLDVLGSESTQRQARSWEWIKFWRHWKMFQRRRDSDAENEPLLPRTPKPISKKSPTPKGIPQAMLKRRDSLHWDASPPENTSAFVRNCSQALLKFLRFLTRDDVLFGIKVGIGAILWAMFAFIPITRPVYQHWRGEWGLLSYMIVVGMTTGASNTTGSSRFIGTLIGGACACVAWSLSMTNPWLLELYTAIVALGNFYVILVMKKAPLGRISLLAYNVIVLYAYSLSQDVDDDDDDEGGIDPLIFEITYHRVVAVTLGILWGILVCRLLWPISGRRKFREGLSVLYLQLGLIWKRGPLAGFSKNKNVSDFMQDGEQIALRRYVFKLESLRDSAKSEFELRGPFPNAAYGRIMHSTKHILDGLYAMRLITQRRHTLSEGESSLLEVTSAERMQLCQRLCHVFQVLASSVMLEYPLTDAIPTIDRTRDRLLNKIYEYRKKHMEMNLRNNDEDATQAMTEERDFALLYAYTLVTAQVAAELKKIKMEIEALFGVLHQDELLLE; from the exons ATGAGCAgctccaacagcagcagcagctcctcgacgacgccgccatggccgccCTCCCGGCCCTCCAAGAGGAAT AAAATGCGCAATGGGACGTTTGTCATCCCTGCTACCGGCCAGCGGTCCCGGCGCCAGGTCACACTCCGCACTCCCAGGAATCGGTCACATTGTGATGGATCCAGGCGACGCTCGTCTATGCTCTCTGCCGGTACGGCTGGCCAGCATATCCAGGCTGTGTCGCAAGCTGCTTGGACAAAGAGCCTGGCTGCTTGGAGATGGCTCCAGACTGACCAAGGCCACCAGGTGCTCAAGTGTACGTTGGCATATCTCCTGGGCACCACGGCGACGTTCTGGCCACCATTGTCGAATTTCATGGGTCGCAGAGATGGCAAGCATATTGCCGCCACCTTGACGGTGTACTTCCACCCAGCGCGTACGGCTGGGTCCATGCTGGAGGCTGTTATGATTGCGATTGTGGCCGTGGTATACGCTGAGCTAGTCTGTCTCTTGTCGATGGGGATAGCGATTGCCTCTCGCGATGTATGGGGGTCTACCGCCCCTGCCCATGTCATCGTCCTGGTGATATGTATAGGAGGCGGTCTTGGCCTGGTCGGTTGGACCAAGCAGCGATTAAACCAGCCTCTTGTGAATACTGCGTCCACCCTGGCATCGATGGCAATCATTTCTATCATTACCAAAGAAGAATCCGTGCAAAATGGCTACTTCTCTGCGGACAAGATTGTACAGATGCTCAAGTTACTCTCgcttggcatcttcttcaccgTGGCCGTTAATCTCCTGGCATGGCGCGTATCAGCAAGGAAAGTGTTGCGCAAGTCAATCCTCACAGCAGCTGTAGCGCTGGGCGATCGTCTGTCCTTCATCACCAGCGGGTTTTTGAATTGTTCAGAGGACGAGGTCAGCTCTCCTGAATATACCGAGGCTTCTGCGCAGTATAATTCTTCTTATGCTCAGATAATGACTACTCTTCGTGAGGCCAAAATCGAGCATTATCTCCTTGGGCAAGAGAAAACATATGCGTTAGATAAACGCCTCATTAAATCACTAGAAACGCTCTCACAGGCTATTGGAGGTTTGCGTAGTGCGCTTCAGACCCAGCTTACGCTTTTGAAAGAGGGTCCAAATTCTGGTTTACCGCCGCCATCCGGCTTATTCTCCCCCGAGCCAGCCTCAGGAATGTCCCGGAGTGTGTCGTACTTCTCCGATGAGGCTAGGGACCGATTATCGGTtattgaagaggatgaacTCGAAAGGCGTTCGATTCCCTTCAGCCAATCGGATCCTACGCTAGATCAATCGCCCATTTTTCGCGTACCTTCGGATatatttgctcttttcttggcGTTATTGGGCCCCTCTATGAAGTCCTTGGCATTTACGCTATTAGAAACGCTGAGGCAGAATCCATTTAGCCAAGACCCGGAATGCCAAGCGACTACGATTGAGCAGCTGCGTGCAAGCCTTCAAGATGCACTAGATCTGTACAATAATGCTAGAGGCAAAGCTCTTCGTGAGTTATATCGGAGCATACAGCTCGGAAGAACACGGTCTGAAGAGATTCAGGCCGATATTGAGGAAGTTGCTGCCGCTTGCGGCCACTTCTCAGTATGTTTGcaagctgttgctgtggAGATGGATGCTTATCTTGACGTTCTTGGATCCGAGTCGACACAACGCCAAGCTCGCAGCTGGGAATGGATTAAGTTTTGGAGACACTGGAAGATGTTCCAACGCCGAAGAGATTCAGATGCCGAGAACGAACCGCTTTTGCCAAGGACGCCTAAACCGATTAGCAAAAAGTCGCCCACGCCAAAAGGCATACCTCAGGCAatgctgaagagaagagactcCCTCCATTGGGACGCTTCGCCGCCAGAGAACACAAGTGCCTTTGTCCGTAATTGCTCTCAAGCTTTGCTGAAATTTCTACGATTTCTAACGCGCGACGATGTCTTGTTTGGTATCAAAGTGGGCATTGGCGCTATTCTGTGGGCCATGTTTGCCTTCATCCCGATTACAAGACCAGTATATCAACACTGGAGAGGTGAATGGGGCTTGCTGTCTTACATGATTGTTGTCGGTATGACCACTGGTGCTTCTAATACGACGGGCAGTTCTCGATTCATTGGCACTTTGATTGGAGGAGCGTGTGCCTGCGTTGCGTGGTCGTTGAGTATGACCAACCCTTGGCTTCTTGAGCTCTATACCGCCATTGTGGCATTGGGAAACTTCTATGTCATTTTAGTCATGAAGAAAGCTCCTTTGGGGAGAATTTCACTTTTGGCGTATAATGTTATTGTACTTTATGCGTACAGCCTTTCACAGGatgtcgatgacgatgacgatgacgagggtGGCATAGATCCTCTAATTTTCGAAATTACCTACCATCGAGTGGTGGCTGTCACATTAGGAATCCTATGGGGCATCCTCGTTTGCCGGCTGCTGTGGCCAATCtctgggagaagaaaattcCGAGAAGGGCTTTCGGTGCTATATCTGCAGCTTGGGCTCATATGGAAGCGCGGCCCCCTGGCTGGTTTTtcgaaaaacaaaaatgtcTCAGACTTTATGCAGGACGGGGAGCAAATTGCCCTCCGACGATATG TTTTCAAGTTGGAGTCGTTGCGAGACTCTGCCAAGTCCGAGTTTGAACTTCGAGGACCCTTCCCAAATGCCGCCTATGGGCGAATTATGCACTCTACCAAACATATTCTGGATGGCCTCTATGCTATGCGTCTCATCACACAGCGCCGGCATACTCTTTCGGAGGGTGAGAGTTCTCTGCTGGAAGTCACGTCGGCCGAAAGAATGCAATTGTGCCAACGGCTATGCCACGTTTTTCAAGTACTCGCATCAAGCGTTATGCTGGAGTATCCTCTTACGGATGCCATTCCTACCATCGATCGTACCAGAGATCGCCTATTGAACAAAATTTACGAGTACCGGAAGAAGCACATGGAGATGAATTTGAGAAATaatgatgaagatgctacTCAGGCGATgacggaagagagagattttgctttgctttacGCTTATACCCTTGTTACGGCGCAAGTGGCTGCTGAAttgaagaagataaaaatgGAGATTGAAGCTTTGTTTGGAGTTTTGCATCAGGATGAACTGCTCTTGGAGTAA
- a CDS encoding uncharacterized protein (EggNog:ENOG41), whose protein sequence is MASPGPRRFAPLRATADLSPFNAAPPLRGIVFDMDGTLSVPQTYMFKEMRSVLGIPQSVDILEHIDKLPPHQQPPAHEAIRAIERKAMASQAPQPGLQTLMSYLEAYQVPKAICTRNFDLPVQHLITKFLPASQFYPVITRDFRPPKPHPAGIMHIAQSWGLIDGSGAVDASGLIMVGDSLDDLTAGRMAGAATVLLLNDVNKELANHENTDLVIHQLDELIQILENGFQGRLIEPGRLLS, encoded by the exons ATGGCTTCTCCAGGGCCCAGAAGATTCGCTCCTTTGCGAGCAACGGCAGATTTGTCACCTTTTAATGCCGCTCCGCCACTGAGAGGCATCGTATTTGACATGGATGGGACGTTAAG TGTGCCGCAGACATACATGTTCAAGGAAATGCGCTCCGTTCTCGGAATCCCTCAATCAGTGGATATTCTCGAACACATTGATAAACTGCCCCCTCACCAGCAGCCACCGGCCCACGAAGCCATCCGCGCCATTGAGCGCAAGGCTATGGCCTCGCAGGCGCCCCAGCCTGGCCTCCAGACCCTCATGTCGTATCTCGAAGCCTACCAGGTCCCCAAGGCCATCTGCACCCGCAACTTCGACCTCCCCGTCCAGCACCTCATCACAAAGTTCCTGCCCGCCTCCCAGTTCTATCCCGTCATCACCCGGGACTTTCGACCTCCTAAACCTCATCCGGCAGGCATCATGCATATTGCTCAGAGCTGGGGTCTGATAGACGGCTCCGGAGCCGTGGATGCGAGCGGCCTAATCATGGTTGGAGACTCTCTTGATGACCTAACGGCAGGGAGAATGGCGGGAGCTGcgacggtgctgctgctcaacgaCGTAAATAAGGAACTGGCCAACCACGAGAATACAGATTTGGTGATCCACCAGCTGGACGAGTTGATTCAAATACTGGAAAATGGCTTTCAGGGGCGGTTGATAGAGCCAGGCCGTTTACTGTCGTGA
- the SPT6 gene encoding Transcription elongation factor spt6 (BUSCO:EOG092D05X9), whose translation MSSTMRDLISGEAELDDEEDDESFDEETGQERRKRPTAHVDDSSEEEEDDDDEEEARKIREGFIVDEDEEEEEVESDVESRPIKRKREHRNREEEEALDEEDLELIGEQFGEQPKPQAPSKFKRLKRGHRDEDAGAHEKRGLEEIFADEDEDAGEQRSYGRPGFRSQVDEFDDFIEEDFPEDEDERIRQQEDAEVARPRDRGVGGVVDTTGLDKDALDDMEAIFGNGEDYDWALQMEEEEEDREREEQGIELKDVFEPSQLKEKLLTDEDNEIRFTDEPERFQLDRKSFKNLQLTAEQFKEEARWITNQLWPKKGLAQELQAPFGKAVSKVLEFFIVDEVEVPFVFQHRKDYLLHSKKIRKSTRDDPDGPDYTIQSDKLLNQDDLWRILELDIKFRSFVEKRNSLEKSFDNLKSMDVQDSMVEEMIPEATTMEEIQDLQDYLQFQYANKLKDLATLAGNISLTKRPGSKSSLLDRVRNGKAYYFVKAYGITADQLAKNALRQGRKVAPDDHEQYPMDLADTLLDDNFNTGDQVMNAARQMYAEELFASPRMRKYLRASFYQAAEISCRRTDKGLRKIDDTHPYYEIKYIQNQAIADLVHQPEVFLKMMRAEEEGLVEIKLEMPSRYDFRRQLYQEFESENFSDRAEQWREERKKVLDLAYPKLEKIVAKNIKEVIRTFCQDEVLKMCRQEFYRKLDQAPYKPKGMILGTTPRVLVLSNGGGDPTRDPVCWAWVEEEGRVLEQGKFGNLGRDETQRENFVELVRRRRPDVIGVGGWSSDTQKLVRDLEGLVSEKNLMGAEFEDPETNDYRTELLEVIVVEDEVARLYKDSPRAMAEHPSLNPITRYCIALARYMQNPMKEYAALNKDVVSLSFHPCQNLLPPDKLMKYLESAMVDTVNMVGVNINEAMTDSYTANLLPYVAGLGPRKATSVIKTINANGGVVNTRDELVGDPDSGKLPVVGPRVWNNCASFLYIEYDATNPSSDPLDNTRVHPEDYELGRKMAADALELDEEDVKAETDENGPGAIVRKLFKQDEQERVNELVLDEYADQLQRNFSQRKRATLEAISAELQAPYEELRRSFALLAPSDIFTMFTGETKSTLCEGMIVPVIVRMVRDDFAIVKLDCGIEGRIEGHEVSNRSSVKDVLSSGQTVQAKILEMNYKDFMAKLSMREESLRIPYKPPINFGRDGWDYALEAADKEELREKDKTTGRTQRVVKHPNFKPYNSIQAEEYLGSQPPGEVIIRPSSKGNDHLAITWKVADGVYQHIDVLEMQKDTEFSVGKLLRIGGKYTYSDLDELIVDHVKAMARKVEEMMRHDKYQNRSRNETEKWLITYVDANPNRSAYAFCIDTKHPGYFWLCFKASKTARVIGLPVRTIPQGFELRGYQYPDMRALCNGFKLRFQNEFSKMGAR comes from the exons ATGAGCTCTACTATGCGCGATCTGATTTCAGGGGAGGCCGAGttggatgacgaagaagatgacgaatcCTTTGACGAAGAAACTGGCCAAGAGCGTCGAAAGAGACCTACTGCTCACGTCGACGACTccagcgaagaggaagaagatgatgacgacgaggaagaagctcgCAAG ATCCGCGAGGGCTTCATTgtcgacgaggacgaagaagaggaggaggtcgAGTCTGACGTCGAAAGCCGACCGATTAAGAGAAAGCGAGAGCATCGGAAccgcgaggaggaagaggcactggatgaagaggatttAGAACTCATTGGCGAGCAATTTGGTGAACAGCCAAAGCCCCAGGCTCCA TCCAAGTTCAAACGCCTTAAGCGCGGCCATCGCGACGAGGATGCTGGGGCTCACGAAAAGCGAGGGCTGGAAGAAATCTTCgccgacgaagacgaggatgctGGAGAACAGCGTTCCTACGGCCGACCCGGCTTCCGTTCCCAAGTAGACGAATTCGACGACTTCATAGAGGAAGACTTTcccgaagatgaagatgagcgCATACGCCAACAGGAAGATGCTGAGGTCGCCCGCCCTAGAGACCGCGGTGTTGGAGGTGTTGTCGATACTACAGGACTGGACAAAGATGCTCTGGATGATATGGAGGCTATTTTCGGCAATGGCGAAGATTACGACTGGGCGCTtcagatggaagaagaagaggaggacagagagcgagaggagCAAGGCATCGAACTAAAGGATGTCTTTGAGCCTTCGCAGCTCAAGGAAAAACTGCTCACAGATGAAGATAACGAGATCCGATTCACCGACGAGCCCGAACGCTTCCAACTGGATCGTAAATCGTTCAAGAATCTACAGCTGACCGCAGAGCAATTCAAGGAGGAGGCCCGATGGATCACCAACCAGCTTTGGCCGAAGAAGGGCTTGGCTCAAGAACTCCAGGCTCCTTTTGGCAAAGCTGTTAGCAAAGTACTCGAGTTTTTTATTGTTGATGAAGTGGAAGTTCCATTTGTGTTTCAACACCGAAAAGATTACCTCCTACACTCCAAGAAGATTCGAAAGTCGACCAGGGATGACCCTGACGGTCCCGATTACACAATTCAGTCGGATAAACTCTTGAACCAAGATGACCTATGGAGAATCCTAGAGCTTGACATCAAATTCCGCTCGTtcgtggagaagagaaactcACTTGAGAAATCATTCGACAACCTCAAATCTATGGATGTCCAAGATAGCATGGTCGAAGAAATGATCCCGGAAGCCACCACTATGGAAGAGATTCAGGATCTGCAGGACTATTTGCAATTTCAATACGCTAATAAGCTAAAGGATCTTGCGACTTTGGCTGGAAACATATCGCTGACGAAGCGTCCGGGTTCGAAATCCTCACTGTTGGACCGTGTTCGCAATGGAAAGGCGTATTATTTTGTCAAGGCCTACGGAATTACTGCAGATCAGCTAGCAAAGAACGCTCTTCGCCAGGGCAGAAAGGTTGCGCCAGATGATCACGAGCAGTATCCGATGGATCTTGCCGATACTCTTCTTGATGACAACTTCAACACCGGCGATCAAGTCATGAATGCTGCTCGCCAGATGTATGCCGAAGAGCTCTTTGCCAGCCCCCGGATGCGCAAGTATCTCAGAGCCTCTTTTTACCAGGCAGCAGAAATAAGCTGTCGCCGTACAGACAAGGGCTTGCGAAAGATTGACGATACGCATCCCTACTACGAAATCAAGTACATACAGAATCAAGCGATTGCCGATCTGGTGCACCAACCTGAAGTGTTCCTAAAAATGATGCGCGCCGAGGAGGAAGGCTTGGTGGAGATTAAGCTGGAGATGCCTTCACGATACGACTTCCGGAGACAGCTCTACCAGGAGTTTGAGTCAGAAAACTTTAGTGATCGGGCGGAGCAGTGGCGAGAGGAGCGCAAAAAGGTATTGGATCTCGCCTATCCTAAGCTGGAAAAGATCGTGGCCAAAAACATTAAAGAAGTCATTCGAACGTTTTGCCAGGACGAAGTTCTCAAGATGTGTCGACAAGAGTTCTACCGCAAGCTGGATCAAGCTCCTTACAAGCCTAAGGGAATGATCCTAGGTACCACTCCCCGAGTCCTAGTGCTGTCCAACGGAGGTGGTGATCCCACTCGCGATCCTGTGTGCTGGGCTTGggtagaggaagaaggaCGTGTGCTTGAACAAGGCAAATTTGGCAATCTGGGTAGAGACGAGACTCAGCGTGAAAACTTTGTCGAGCTTGTACGGCGACGGCGCCCCGATGTCATTGGTGTTGGCGGTTGGTCGTCCGATACACAGAAACTCGTGCGTGACTTGGAAGGCCTCGTGAGCGAGAAGAACCTCATGGGAGCAGAGTTTGAAGATCCCGAGACAAATGATTACCGCACTGAGCTTCTTGAAGTCATCGTTGTGGAGGATGAAGTCGCGCGCCTTTACAAGGACAGCCCCCGTGCGATGGCCGAACATCCTTCTCTGAACCCCATCACAAGATACTGTATCGCCTTGGCACGATACATGCAAAACCCAATGAAAGAGTACGCTGCATTGAATAAAGATGTAGTTTCTCTCTCATTCCACCCATGCCAAAATCTCCTCCCTCCGGACAAGCTGATGAAATATCTAGAGTCCGCCATGGTTGATACGGTCAACATGGTTGGAGTCAATATCAATGAGGCCATGACCGACTCATACACAGCCAACCTCCTCCCTTATGTTGCAGGATTGGGACCGCGAAAAGCCACCAGCGTAATCAAGACCATCAATGCAAACGGAGGTGTGGTTAACACAAGAGACGAGCTGGTGGGTGATCCAGACAGCGGAAAGCTTCCTGTCGTCGGGCCACGCGTCTGGAACAATTGCGCTAGTTTTCTATACATTGAGTACGACGCAACCAATCCCTCATCAGATCCTCTAGACAACACTCGTGTTCACCCAGAAGATTACGAACTGGGTCGCAAGATGGCGGCAGATGCTCTTGAattggatgaagaggatgtcAAGGCCGAAACTGATGAGAATGGACCTGGTGCCATCGTGCGGAAGCTCTTCAAGCAAGATGAGCAGGAGAGAGTGAACGAATTGGTGCTTGACGAGTACGCCGACCAGCTGCAGAGGAACTTTAGCCAACGCAAGCGAGCTACTCTAGAGGCTATCAGTGCGGAGTTGCAAGCTCCATATGAAGAACTGCGCAGAAGCTTCGCGCTGCTCGCACCTTCTGACATTTTCACCATGTTCACAGGCGAAACCAAGTCAACCCTGTGTGAAGGCATGATTGTTCCGGTTATTGTGCGCATGGTCAGAGACGACTTCGCCATCGTGAAGCTAGACTGCGGCATCGAAGGCAGGATAGAAGGCCACGAAGTATCGAACAGATCGTCTGTCAAGGACGTACTTAGCTCAGGGCAAACGGTACAAGCCAAGATTCTCGAGATGAATTACAAGGATTTCATGGCTAAGCTCTCCATGAGAGAAGAGTCTCTACGGATCCCTTATAAGCCTCCTATCAACTTTGGCCGTGACGGCTGGGACTATGCCCTCGAGGCTGCCGATAAAGAGGAGCTCCGTGAGAAAGACAAGACCACGGGCAGGACCCAACGAGTTGTCAAGCATCCCAACTTCAAGCCTTACAACTCAATTCAAGCGGAGGAGTACCTTGGATCGCAGCCTCCTGGCGAGGTCATCATTCGACCCTCTTCAAAGGGTAATGATCATTTGGCCATTACCTGGAAGGTTGCTGATGGCGTTTACCAACACATTGATGTCTTGGAAATGCAGAAGGATACAGAGTTCTCCGTTGGCAAACTTCTCCGGATAGGCGGCAAATACACTTACAGTGATCTGGACGAGTTGATTGTGGACCATGTTAAGGCCATGGCCAGGAAAGTCGAGGAGATGATGCGGCATGATAAGTACCAAAACAGATCGCGCAACGAGACTG AAAAATGGCTTATTACATATGTGGATGCCAACCCCAACCGATCAGCGTACGCTTTCTGCATCGATACTAAGCATCCCGGATACTTCTGGCTTTGCTTCAAGGCGAGCAAGACAGCCCGTGTAATCGGCCTGCCAGTGCGAACCATTCCCCAGGGTTTCGAGCTCAGAGGATATCAATATCCCGATATGCGAGCCCTGTGTAACGGTTTCAAGCTGCGATTCCAGAATGAGTTTTCCAAGATGGGAGCGCGGTAA